The following are from one region of the Candidatus Limnocylindria bacterium genome:
- a CDS encoding EamA family transporter, whose protein sequence is MAFTAASCFGVGGIIAKAAFNAGVPPSLLAEWRILFGFLVYAAIFVVIRPSAFRVRRADAPLFALFGVVGLAGVQWSYYESIQRLPVGVAVVIQYTAPVLLLIWARLRGRTVGSRLWLAAALALVGCFFAAGAYDATLFQLNTAGVALSVLSAFIFALYFSLAERILKRYDTPTLLIYGFGFALLAWAAFRPLWTLPWTTTPPEIYGLLAGVIVIATVIPFGLTLAAVKLIPAARVGLTATIEPVIAAIAAFLVLGEQLALPQIAGGAIVIAAILIAQSLRPTVDSV, encoded by the coding sequence TTGGCCTTCACCGCTGCGTCGTGTTTCGGCGTTGGCGGCATCATCGCGAAGGCGGCGTTCAACGCGGGCGTCCCGCCGTCGTTATTGGCCGAGTGGCGCATCTTGTTTGGTTTTCTCGTCTATGCAGCGATCTTCGTGGTGATCCGTCCTTCGGCATTCCGAGTTCGACGAGCCGATGCGCCGCTCTTCGCCTTGTTCGGCGTCGTTGGCCTCGCTGGAGTCCAGTGGTCCTACTACGAGTCGATCCAACGGCTGCCGGTCGGGGTCGCGGTGGTCATCCAGTACACAGCGCCGGTCCTGTTGCTCATCTGGGCGCGGCTGCGCGGACGCACGGTCGGAAGCCGTCTGTGGCTCGCGGCAGCGCTCGCTCTCGTCGGCTGCTTCTTCGCCGCCGGCGCGTACGACGCCACGCTCTTCCAACTGAACACCGCGGGCGTCGCGCTCTCGGTGCTGTCCGCGTTCATCTTCGCTCTGTACTTCTCGCTCGCCGAGCGGATCCTCAAGCGCTATGACACGCCGACGCTCCTGATCTATGGATTCGGGTTCGCGCTTCTTGCCTGGGCGGCGTTCCGACCGCTGTGGACGCTCCCGTGGACCACGACGCCACCAGAGATCTACGGGCTGCTCGCAGGCGTGATCGTCATCGCGACGGTCATTCCATTCGGCCTCACGCTCGCCGCCGTGAAGCTGATCCCCGCGGCCCGCGTCGGCCTGACCGCCACGATCGAGCCGGTCATCGCGGCGATCGCGGCGTTCCTCGTGCTCGGCGAGCAGCTCGCGTTGCCGCAGATCGCCGGTGGCGCGATCGTGATCGCCGCCATTCTCATCGCGCAGAGTCTTCGTCCGACTGTGGATAGCGTCTAG